A single window of Microbacterium oryzae DNA harbors:
- a CDS encoding MFS transporter, whose translation MADVAARAPAKAWRMLVLGVLAQAAGTMLVSTPAYLIPLLHLERGLTLAQAGLVAAAPTAGMVATLVVWGHLADRRGERGVIAVGLVLTALLAAAAAAASGLVLLGLLLALAGGASASVNSASGRIVVGWFPKERRGLAMGIRQMSQPLGVAAAAIVVPPLAAAHGIAAPLIAAAVATGVCAVLCAVGIENPPRATSAEVAAAVSPYRRSGFLLRIHTVSALLVVPQFLLSTFGMVWLIAGLGWNAAAAGALIAASQFIGAFGRIAVGALSDRVGSRARVLRWVALSGIAVMALLAVVAALAWSPAAAVVLVIATSVTVADNGLAFTSVAEAAGSGWAGKALGVQNTGQFIVASAVGPLMGALITAVGYPLAFALAALAPLVSLPLIPRDDEHAA comes from the coding sequence ATGGCCGACGTCGCCGCCCGCGCGCCGGCGAAGGCCTGGCGCATGCTCGTGCTGGGCGTGCTCGCGCAGGCCGCCGGGACGATGCTCGTCAGCACGCCCGCGTACCTCATCCCGCTGCTGCACCTCGAGCGGGGCCTGACGCTCGCGCAGGCCGGGCTCGTCGCGGCCGCGCCCACCGCGGGGATGGTCGCGACGCTCGTCGTGTGGGGGCACCTCGCCGACCGCCGTGGGGAGCGCGGCGTCATCGCGGTCGGGCTCGTGCTCACCGCGCTTCTCGCCGCGGCGGCGGCCGCCGCCTCCGGGCTGGTCCTGCTCGGGCTGCTCCTCGCGCTCGCGGGCGGGGCATCGGCGAGCGTCAACTCGGCCAGCGGCCGGATCGTCGTCGGCTGGTTCCCGAAGGAGCGTCGGGGGCTCGCCATGGGCATCCGCCAGATGTCGCAGCCCCTCGGTGTCGCCGCCGCGGCGATCGTCGTGCCGCCGCTCGCCGCGGCGCACGGCATCGCGGCGCCGCTCATCGCGGCCGCCGTCGCGACCGGGGTGTGCGCCGTCCTCTGCGCGGTGGGCATCGAGAACCCGCCGCGCGCGACGTCGGCCGAGGTCGCCGCCGCCGTGAGCCCGTATCGGCGCAGCGGCTTCCTGCTGCGCATCCACACGGTGTCCGCGCTGCTCGTCGTGCCGCAGTTCCTGCTGTCGACATTCGGCATGGTGTGGCTCATCGCGGGGCTCGGGTGGAATGCCGCGGCAGCCGGCGCGCTCATCGCGGCGTCGCAGTTCATCGGCGCGTTCGGCCGCATCGCCGTCGGCGCGCTGAGCGACCGCGTCGGCAGCCGGGCACGCGTGCTGCGCTGGGTCGCGCTGAGCGGCATCGCGGTGATGGCGCTGCTGGCCGTGGTCGCCGCACTCGCCTGGAGCCCCGCCGCGGCCGTCGTGCTCGTGATCGCCACCTCGGTGACCGTGGCCGACAACGGCCTCGCCTTCACGTCGGTCGCCGAGGCGGCGGGGTCGGGCTGGGCGGGGAAGGCCCTCGGCGTGCAGAACACGGGGCAGTTCATCGTGGCCTCGGCCGTCGGCCCGCTCATGGGCGCGCTCATCACGGCGGTCGGCTATCCGCTCGCGTTCGCGCTGGCCGCGCTCGCGCCGCTCGTGTCGCTGCCGCTCATCCCGCGCGACGACGAGCACGCAGCCTGA
- a CDS encoding bifunctional glycosyltransferase family 2/GtrA family protein: MTVVAIPAYEPDHRLVDLTAAIRRLDPGLEIVVVDDGSAVFSAPVFAALEAAGIAVLSHGANRGKGAALRTLFQHARAHHPGAAVVTADADGQHAPDDIVRVAREAESRPEAIVLGVRAFDGEDVPLRSRFGNAVAARAFALATGERVADTQTGLRGVPAAALPWAVGLPGDRFEYEAVMLLRARRAGFALAQTPIATVYLDENRSSHFRPLRDSARVLAPLAAFLASSLLAAAVDAVLLWALLQASGWLPGAIVMARLVSAAVNFVVNRQWVFGRDGRPSALGVALGRYAALATAILAANVTLMTVLDALGVGLVVAKLATEGVLWVAAFVVQRVWVFARDRAAGSARQCGRHASGAETASPALANRKAVRRPYVLA; this comes from the coding sequence GTGACGGTCGTGGCGATCCCCGCGTACGAGCCGGATCATCGCCTCGTCGACCTGACCGCGGCCATCCGCCGGCTCGACCCGGGTCTCGAGATCGTCGTGGTCGACGACGGCAGCGCCGTCTTCTCGGCGCCCGTGTTCGCCGCCCTCGAGGCCGCCGGCATCGCGGTGCTGAGCCACGGCGCGAACCGGGGCAAGGGCGCCGCCCTCCGAACGCTGTTCCAGCACGCGCGGGCGCACCATCCGGGCGCCGCCGTCGTCACCGCCGATGCGGATGGCCAGCATGCGCCGGACGACATCGTCCGCGTCGCGCGGGAGGCGGAGAGCCGCCCGGAGGCGATCGTCCTGGGGGTCCGCGCCTTCGACGGCGAGGACGTCCCGCTGCGCAGCCGCTTCGGCAACGCCGTGGCCGCCCGGGCCTTCGCGCTGGCGACCGGCGAGCGCGTCGCCGACACGCAGACCGGGCTGCGCGGCGTCCCCGCGGCCGCCCTCCCCTGGGCGGTCGGCCTGCCCGGCGACCGCTTCGAGTACGAGGCGGTGATGCTGCTGCGCGCGCGGCGTGCGGGCTTCGCGCTCGCGCAGACGCCGATCGCGACGGTCTACCTCGACGAGAACCGCAGCTCGCACTTCCGGCCGCTGCGGGACTCCGCGCGGGTGCTGGCCCCGCTCGCGGCGTTCCTCGCGTCGTCGCTGCTCGCGGCCGCGGTCGACGCCGTGCTCCTCTGGGCGCTGCTGCAGGCGAGCGGATGGCTGCCGGGCGCGATCGTGATGGCTCGCCTCGTGAGCGCGGCCGTCAACTTCGTCGTCAACCGGCAGTGGGTGTTCGGGCGCGACGGCCGGCCATCCGCTCTCGGCGTGGCGCTGGGCCGGTATGCGGCGCTGGCCACGGCCATCCTCGCGGCGAATGTGACCCTCATGACCGTGCTCGACGCGCTGGGTGTGGGGCTGGTCGTGGCGAAGCTCGCGACCGAGGGCGTGCTGTGGGTGGCGGCGTTCGTCGTGCAGCGGGTGTGGGTGTTCGCCCGCGACCGGGCCGCCGGATCAGCTCGCCAGTGCGGGCGACACGCTTCCGGCGCCGAGACCGCATCGCCCGCACTGGCGAACCGGAAGGCGGTGCGCAGACCCTATGTCCTCGCATGA
- a CDS encoding glycerophosphodiester phosphodiesterase family protein, with amino-acid sequence MPRHHPLVIGHRGAPGYRPEHSRSSYALALAMGVDAVEPDVVATRDGVLVVRHENEISGTTDVADHPEFADRRTEKTVDGQRMAGWFTEDFTWDELATLRTRERIPAIRPASASFDDAEPILRLTDLLDLVRDASLEHGREIGVVLEIKHATYFAGLGIDLAALVERDLRESGWPGSGLPLIVESFEGTVLEQVRERGVAATFIHLIEADGAPADLVARDGAAARTYAEIVSPAGLDALVGVVDGISVDKKMVLDPDGAGRARGPARLVADARERGLLIYAWTCRPENAFLLPEFGGAGGRSAFGDYRAEWELLRELDGVFVDHPDLGMDVFRPVT; translated from the coding sequence ATGCCCCGTCACCACCCGCTCGTCATCGGCCACCGCGGTGCCCCCGGGTACCGCCCCGAGCACTCCCGCTCGTCGTACGCGCTCGCGCTCGCGATGGGGGTCGACGCCGTCGAGCCGGATGTGGTCGCCACCCGCGATGGCGTGCTCGTCGTGCGCCACGAGAACGAGATCTCCGGGACCACCGACGTCGCCGACCATCCGGAGTTCGCCGATCGACGCACCGAGAAGACGGTCGACGGGCAGCGAATGGCCGGCTGGTTCACCGAGGACTTCACCTGGGACGAGCTTGCCACGCTCCGCACCCGCGAGCGCATCCCGGCGATTCGCCCGGCGAGCGCGAGCTTCGACGACGCGGAGCCCATCCTGCGGCTGACGGACCTGCTCGACCTCGTCCGCGACGCGTCGCTCGAGCACGGCCGCGAGATCGGCGTCGTGCTCGAGATCAAGCACGCGACGTACTTCGCGGGTCTCGGCATTGACCTCGCGGCGCTCGTCGAGCGCGACCTGCGCGAGAGCGGATGGCCCGGGTCGGGCCTTCCACTCATCGTCGAGTCGTTCGAGGGGACGGTTCTCGAGCAGGTTCGGGAGCGGGGCGTCGCGGCGACGTTCATCCATCTCATCGAGGCGGACGGCGCCCCGGCCGATCTCGTCGCGCGCGACGGCGCCGCCGCGCGGACGTATGCCGAGATCGTGAGCCCGGCGGGGCTCGACGCCCTCGTCGGGGTCGTGGACGGCATCAGCGTGGACAAGAAGATGGTGCTCGACCCGGATGGCGCGGGTCGCGCGCGGGGGCCGGCTCGCCTGGTGGCCGACGCGCGGGAGCGCGGCCTGCTGATCTACGCGTGGACATGCCGGCCGGAGAATGCGTTCCTGCTGCCAGAGTTCGGCGGCGCCGGCGGGCGCTCGGCGTTCGGCGACTACCGTGCGGAGTGGGAGCTCCTGCGCGAGCTCGACGGCGTCTTCGTCGACCATCCCGATCTGGGAATGGACGTCTTCCGACCGGTCACGTGA
- a CDS encoding ATP-dependent helicase, translating into MTDALFSLSAAPDDDLLKGLNPPQREAVEYRGPALLIVAGAGSGKTRVLTHRIASLLRNREAWPSQILAITFTNKAAGEMRERVEQIVGDSARGMWIATFHSACVRILRREADQFGFTKAFTIYDSGDSRALLKRIVREREADALGLTPAGVQSRISKLKNELADAESYARDANMSDPAERKFVEIFGDYQRALQKANAFDFDDLIAQTVFLFRAFPHVADVYRKRFRHILVDEYQDTNHAQYQLIRELTKPVQTEISSGGAAVLIPEADGASLTVVGDSDQSIYAFRGADIRNITEFERDFPGAKVVLLEQNYRSSQNILDAANSVIRNNFDRKDKRLWSDQGEGDKIVGFTGYSQHDEAQFVADEIEKLRRSGMDYQQMAVFYRTNSQSRALEEIFIRAAVPYKIMGGTKFYDRAEIKDALAYLVAVANPADEMAVRRILNRPKRGIGDVTETTIARFAADNGMSFRDALAHPAEMGLGPKLQKAIAQLDEVLRAASEILQPASGEQPPSTSVTEALRVLLNDSGYYDALRRSRDPQDEARVENLDELVAVTREFARNNPEGTIVDFLTEVALVADTDDLDDESGSVSLMTLHTAKGLEFDAVFLTGVEEDLIPHRISANEPGGPQEERRLFYVGITRARKRLYVSLAMTRAQFGEVTAAMPSRFLQEIPALLIDWKQSPGDVNSRGGSQSRALNARRPQNDRWGVKPLAPGSGLKPKSTAMDRFPGLVTNKVRDNGDLEVAAGDRIRHEDFGEGTIDVVTGEGAKRVAHVRFDTVGAKKLLIKVAPITKI; encoded by the coding sequence ATGACAGACGCGCTCTTCTCCCTCTCCGCCGCCCCCGACGACGACCTGCTGAAGGGGCTCAACCCGCCTCAGCGCGAGGCCGTCGAATACCGCGGTCCGGCGCTGCTCATCGTCGCGGGCGCCGGCTCGGGAAAGACCCGCGTGCTCACCCATCGCATCGCGTCGCTGCTGCGCAATCGGGAGGCGTGGCCGAGCCAGATCCTCGCGATCACGTTCACGAACAAGGCGGCCGGTGAGATGCGCGAGCGCGTCGAGCAGATCGTCGGCGACAGCGCGCGCGGCATGTGGATCGCGACCTTCCACTCCGCCTGCGTGCGGATCCTCCGCCGCGAGGCCGACCAGTTCGGGTTCACCAAGGCGTTCACCATCTACGACTCGGGCGATTCCCGCGCGCTGCTCAAGCGCATCGTGCGCGAACGGGAGGCCGACGCGCTGGGGCTCACGCCCGCCGGCGTGCAGTCGCGCATCTCCAAGCTCAAGAACGAGCTCGCCGACGCGGAGTCGTACGCGCGCGACGCGAACATGAGCGACCCCGCCGAGCGGAAGTTCGTGGAGATCTTCGGCGACTACCAGCGGGCCCTGCAGAAGGCGAACGCCTTCGACTTCGACGACCTCATCGCGCAGACCGTGTTCCTCTTCCGCGCGTTCCCGCACGTCGCCGACGTGTACCGGAAGCGCTTCCGGCACATCCTCGTCGACGAATACCAGGACACCAACCACGCGCAGTACCAGCTCATCCGCGAGCTGACCAAGCCGGTGCAGACGGAGATCTCCTCCGGCGGCGCGGCCGTGCTCATCCCCGAGGCCGACGGCGCCTCGCTGACGGTCGTCGGCGACTCGGATCAGTCCATCTACGCGTTCCGAGGCGCGGACATCCGGAACATCACCGAGTTCGAGCGCGACTTCCCAGGGGCGAAGGTCGTGCTGCTCGAGCAGAACTACCGCTCGAGCCAGAACATCCTCGACGCGGCGAACTCCGTCATCCGCAACAACTTCGACCGCAAGGACAAGCGGCTGTGGAGCGACCAGGGCGAGGGCGACAAGATCGTCGGCTTCACCGGGTACTCGCAGCACGACGAGGCGCAGTTCGTCGCGGATGAGATCGAGAAGCTGCGTCGCTCGGGCATGGACTACCAGCAGATGGCGGTCTTCTACCGGACGAACTCGCAGTCGCGCGCGCTGGAGGAGATCTTCATCCGCGCGGCCGTGCCCTACAAGATCATGGGTGGCACGAAGTTCTACGATCGCGCGGAGATCAAGGACGCCCTCGCGTACCTCGTCGCGGTGGCGAACCCCGCCGACGAGATGGCGGTGCGCCGCATCCTCAACCGCCCCAAGCGCGGCATCGGCGACGTGACCGAGACGACGATCGCGCGCTTCGCCGCCGACAACGGCATGAGCTTCCGCGACGCCCTCGCCCACCCGGCCGAGATGGGCCTCGGGCCGAAGCTGCAGAAGGCCATCGCGCAGCTCGACGAGGTGCTGCGTGCGGCGAGCGAGATCCTGCAGCCGGCGTCGGGGGAGCAGCCGCCGTCGACCTCCGTGACGGAGGCGCTGCGGGTGCTCCTCAACGACAGCGGCTACTACGACGCGCTGCGCCGCAGCCGCGACCCGCAGGACGAGGCGCGCGTGGAGAACCTCGACGAGCTCGTCGCCGTCACCCGCGAGTTCGCGCGCAACAACCCCGAGGGCACGATCGTCGACTTCCTCACCGAGGTCGCGCTCGTCGCCGACACCGACGACCTCGACGACGAGTCGGGCTCGGTGTCGCTCATGACGCTGCACACGGCGAAGGGCCTCGAATTCGACGCGGTGTTCCTCACCGGCGTCGAGGAGGACCTCATCCCGCACCGGATCTCGGCCAACGAGCCGGGCGGGCCGCAGGAGGAGCGCCGGCTGTTCTACGTCGGCATCACCCGTGCGCGGAAGCGGCTCTACGTGTCGCTGGCGATGACCCGCGCGCAGTTCGGCGAGGTCACCGCCGCGATGCCGAGCCGGTTCCTGCAGGAGATCCCCGCCCTGCTCATCGACTGGAAGCAGTCGCCCGGCGACGTGAACTCGCGCGGCGGCTCGCAGTCGCGCGCGCTCAACGCCCGCCGGCCGCAGAACGACCGCTGGGGTGTGAAGCCGCTGGCGCCCGGCAGCGGGCTAAAGCCGAAGTCGACGGCTATGGACCGGTTCCCGGGCCTCGTGACGAACAAGGTGCGCGACAACGGCGACCTCGAGGTCGCCGCGGGCGATCGCATCCGCCACGAGGACTTCGGCGAGGGCACGATCGACGTGGTCACGGGGGAGGGCGCCAAGCGCGTGGCGCACGTGCGCTTCGACACGGTGGGGGCCAAGAAGCTCCTCATCAAGGTCGCGCCGATCACGAAGATCTGA
- a CDS encoding GntR family transcriptional regulator: MPNFIGKLDLSPARLGDAVYDRIAAAIVDGSLAPGERIRDLDIAESLGVSRMPVREALQRLEREGLIEMSASRFTRVTEITPEMVAASIEFARYQTGVAARMAAERMDDDARERALALLDELRTALTAGDRDRACERYFASFMFLVDQTENPVFRSLTGEARFALERNIGQGDFAIAVDEASAALFDDLRAAIQDGEGVRAEQIILDLFDAVTPQP; this comes from the coding sequence ATGCCGAATTTCATCGGAAAGCTCGACCTGTCACCGGCCCGACTCGGTGACGCTGTGTACGACCGGATCGCCGCGGCGATCGTCGACGGCTCTCTCGCACCCGGCGAGCGGATCCGCGACCTCGATATCGCCGAGAGCCTCGGCGTCTCCCGCATGCCCGTGCGGGAGGCTCTGCAGCGTCTGGAGCGCGAGGGCCTCATCGAGATGTCCGCGAGCCGCTTCACGCGCGTCACCGAGATCACGCCCGAGATGGTGGCCGCGTCCATCGAGTTCGCGCGCTACCAGACCGGCGTCGCCGCTCGGATGGCGGCGGAGCGGATGGACGACGACGCACGCGAGCGCGCGCTCGCGCTGCTCGACGAGCTCCGCACGGCGCTGACCGCGGGCGACCGCGACCGCGCCTGCGAGCGCTACTTCGCGTCGTTCATGTTCCTCGTCGACCAGACGGAGAACCCCGTGTTCCGCTCGCTGACCGGCGAGGCGCGCTTCGCCCTGGAGCGCAACATCGGACAGGGCGACTTCGCGATCGCCGTCGACGAGGCCTCCGCGGCTCTCTTCGACGACCTGCGTGCGGCCATCCAGGATGGCGAGGGTGTGCGCGCCGAGCAGATCATCCTCGATCTGTTCGACGCGGTCACGCCGCAGCCCTGA
- a CDS encoding Bax inhibitor-1/YccA family protein, whose amino-acid sequence MASPGFNNPVFSPDPRAVRSYPGAPRTAQYGTPTTPPPADQFGQMGVDAAANAQMEGAFAAPPAGAHQTGRMTIEDTVMKTVLLFAVLLVTAAVGWIVTLGGSLSPANATSLSMGPWLIGVIGGGILGLVNAFKKNPSVPLIVAYAAFEGLFVGGISAYFEFIYPSIIVQATLATVAVVGVTLALFMSGKVRATPRGAKILMIAMIGYLVFSVLNLVLSMTGVVDGWGLRSGWIGIAIGVLVVFMAAYSLVMDFDMVQQGVRNGAPRKFAWQAAFGIMVTVVWLYVEILRMIAILRGSD is encoded by the coding sequence ATGGCCAGCCCCGGTTTCAACAACCCCGTCTTCTCGCCGGACCCGCGCGCGGTCCGGTCCTACCCCGGCGCGCCCCGCACCGCGCAGTACGGCACACCCACGACCCCGCCGCCCGCGGACCAGTTCGGACAGATGGGCGTCGACGCCGCTGCGAACGCGCAGATGGAGGGGGCGTTCGCCGCTCCCCCCGCCGGCGCGCACCAGACCGGGCGCATGACCATCGAGGACACCGTCATGAAGACGGTGCTCCTGTTCGCGGTGCTCCTCGTGACGGCGGCGGTGGGCTGGATCGTCACGCTCGGCGGCTCGCTCAGCCCCGCGAACGCCACCTCGCTGTCGATGGGCCCGTGGCTCATCGGCGTCATCGGCGGCGGCATCCTCGGTCTCGTCAACGCGTTCAAGAAGAACCCGAGCGTTCCGCTCATCGTCGCGTACGCGGCGTTCGAAGGTCTGTTCGTCGGCGGCATCTCCGCCTACTTCGAGTTCATCTACCCGAGCATCATCGTGCAGGCCACGCTCGCCACGGTCGCAGTCGTCGGCGTGACGCTCGCGCTGTTCATGAGCGGCAAGGTCCGCGCCACCCCGCGCGGCGCCAAGATCCTCATGATCGCGATGATCGGCTACCTCGTCTTCTCGGTGCTGAACCTCGTGCTCTCGATGACCGGCGTCGTCGACGGCTGGGGCCTCCGCTCCGGCTGGATCGGCATCGCGATCGGCGTGCTCGTCGTCTTCATGGCCGCGTACTCGCTCGTGATGGACTTCGACATGGTGCAGCAGGGCGTCCGCAACGGCGCTCCCCGCAAGTTCGCCTGGCAGGCCGCCTTCGGCATCATGGTCACCGTCGTGTGGCTGTACGTCGAGATCCTGCGCATGATCGCGATCCTCCGCGGCAGCGACTGA
- a CDS encoding phosphodiester glycosidase family protein, with the protein MTERRTLSRRAFLIGGATAVVGAGSATWWAADRFLIPHVEVADVSAVEQEQAQQQTGTAASATTSTAPDVTVETVTTGSGSDTVTAYVAKVSLDDPTALRTAFAHDQFGENITQLVSEMATAQGAVFAVNGDYYGFRDTGIQIRNGVIYRDLGAREGLALYADGRAAIYDETTTSAQELLDDGVWTTLSFGPALVRDGAAIAGVDEVEIDTNVGNHSIQGRQPRTAIGVIDASHLVFVVVDGRDEGYSRGMTLPELADMLVGLGAQTAYNLDGGGSSEMWHEGEVVNRPSNGGERATSDILYIGGAA; encoded by the coding sequence ATGACCGAAAGACGCACCCTCTCCCGCCGGGCCTTCCTCATCGGCGGCGCGACCGCCGTCGTCGGCGCCGGCTCCGCGACCTGGTGGGCCGCGGATCGCTTCCTCATCCCCCACGTCGAGGTCGCCGACGTCTCCGCCGTCGAGCAAGAGCAGGCGCAGCAGCAGACCGGAACCGCGGCGTCCGCCACGACCTCGACCGCACCCGACGTCACCGTCGAGACCGTGACGACCGGCTCCGGCAGCGACACCGTCACCGCCTACGTGGCGAAGGTGTCGCTCGACGACCCGACCGCCCTGCGCACGGCGTTCGCGCACGACCAGTTCGGCGAGAACATCACCCAGCTCGTGTCGGAGATGGCTACGGCGCAGGGGGCGGTCTTCGCCGTCAACGGCGACTACTACGGCTTCCGCGACACCGGCATCCAGATCCGCAACGGCGTGATCTACCGCGACCTCGGCGCACGCGAGGGCCTCGCGCTCTATGCGGATGGCCGTGCCGCGATCTACGACGAGACGACGACGAGCGCGCAGGAGCTTCTCGACGACGGCGTGTGGACCACCCTGTCGTTCGGCCCCGCCCTCGTGCGCGACGGCGCCGCGATCGCCGGCGTCGACGAGGTGGAGATCGACACGAACGTCGGCAACCACTCGATTCAGGGCCGGCAGCCGCGCACCGCCATCGGCGTCATCGACGCCTCGCACCTCGTCTTCGTGGTCGTCGATGGACGCGACGAGGGCTACAGCCGCGGGATGACCCTCCCCGAGCTCGCCGACATGCTCGTCGGCCTCGGCGCGCAGACCGCGTACAACCTCGACGGCGGCGGCTCGAGCGAGATGTGGCACGAGGGCGAGGTCGTGAACCGCCCCTCGAACGGCGGAGAGCGCGCGACCAGCGACATCCTCTACATCGGCGGTGCGGCGTGA
- a CDS encoding GntR family transcriptional regulator: MERSSGQVRVVEHAELFRAIDHVADAIRSGDLPPGARIRDARLAVELGIPRILVRVALRELEQHGLVRETRARFYRVTEPTPNRFQTAMECVGLEIGIAMQLALPKMDAAERADLSARLRRAALVCTRPGATAEAVYAVTFDLFDEMVARTGNPFLRTSYDRAGREVQRSMRGEMPLLNPPSVIGACAAEVARAVDDGDPRRADRALRRMFRPTFGHALT; encoded by the coding sequence ATGGAGCGTTCTTCTGGGCAGGTGCGTGTCGTCGAGCACGCCGAGCTGTTCCGCGCGATCGATCACGTCGCCGATGCCATCCGGTCGGGTGATCTGCCGCCGGGGGCGCGCATCCGCGATGCGCGACTCGCGGTCGAGCTCGGCATTCCGCGCATCCTCGTGCGCGTGGCGCTGCGCGAGCTCGAGCAGCACGGGCTCGTCCGCGAGACGCGCGCGCGCTTCTACCGGGTGACGGAGCCCACGCCGAACCGCTTCCAGACGGCGATGGAGTGCGTGGGGCTCGAGATCGGCATCGCCATGCAGCTCGCACTGCCGAAGATGGACGCCGCCGAACGCGCGGACCTGTCGGCGCGGCTGCGCCGGGCCGCGCTGGTCTGCACGCGTCCGGGGGCCACCGCCGAGGCCGTGTACGCCGTCACCTTCGACCTCTTCGACGAGATGGTCGCACGGACGGGCAATCCCTTCCTGCGCACGTCGTACGACCGGGCAGGCCGCGAGGTCCAGCGCAGCATGCGCGGTGAGATGCCGCTCCTCAATCCACCGAGCGTCATCGGCGCGTGCGCGGCCGAGGTCGCCCGCGCGGTGGACGACGGCGATCCTCGCCGAGCCGACCGCGCGCTGCGACGCATGTTCCGGCCCACATTCGGCCACGCTCTCACGTGA
- a CDS encoding amino acid deaminase, with the protein MDRKTTKGDGMVNDDGRLLDVLLADIAEDRAAERFAGWAHSTLVDENVGAPVLPVATARLLSAAAGLPDGFPVGNAGLWHVYGYLLSEVPTPYGLKRERWLGGDLATALGLPRDAFVPAAHPGTLLARVTAAVSPVLEHAAADGADLLLAHREDLPGAATGVTGVVRADSAGPAALCYGLHEAGRLRIVTAFPYSGRIDDLRREFDRGARVRWNGVLSG; encoded by the coding sequence ATGGACAGAAAGACCACGAAGGGTGACGGGATGGTGAACGACGACGGTCGTCTGCTCGACGTCCTCCTCGCCGACATCGCGGAGGACCGCGCGGCAGAGCGGTTCGCCGGGTGGGCGCACTCCACGCTCGTGGACGAGAACGTCGGCGCTCCCGTCCTGCCCGTCGCGACCGCCCGTCTGCTGTCGGCGGCGGCGGGGCTGCCCGACGGCTTCCCGGTGGGCAACGCGGGCCTGTGGCACGTGTACGGGTATCTGCTCTCGGAGGTGCCCACTCCCTACGGCCTCAAGCGGGAGCGCTGGCTCGGCGGTGACCTCGCGACAGCGCTGGGCCTGCCCCGTGACGCTTTCGTGCCGGCAGCGCACCCGGGGACCCTGCTCGCGCGTGTGACGGCGGCCGTCTCACCGGTCCTCGAGCACGCCGCCGCCGACGGAGCGGACCTCCTCCTCGCGCACCGGGAGGATCTGCCCGGTGCGGCCACCGGGGTGACGGGCGTGGTGCGCGCGGACTCGGCGGGACCGGCGGCCCTCTGCTACGGCCTGCACGAGGCGGGCCGGCTTCGCATCGTCACGGCCTTTCCCTACTCGGGCCGGATCGACGACCTCCGGCGCGAGTTCGACCGCGGGGCGCGCGTCCGCTGGAACGGCGTGCTGAGCGGCTGA
- a CDS encoding HAD family hydrolase: MTQSILVFDFDGTVALGDGPVCSYARHIVARDSAVSYEDLISDLERPAGALDGYDLVARRARAAGADASTLDAAYLASRAQLATPESPVCAPRGLDVFLAALRGRARRVLATNAPAIRIDEALAALGLADVFDEVLTDVGKPAGMSGYLDGLPAGARVLSIGDIWVNDLAPAHQRGHATALVGTADVPATAAPDHRAAGVADLYEVIEAWVDAAHDLARTPSLPSSPHHP; this comes from the coding sequence GTGACACAGAGCATTCTCGTCTTCGACTTCGACGGCACCGTCGCGCTGGGCGACGGGCCGGTGTGCTCCTACGCGCGGCACATCGTCGCGCGCGACAGCGCCGTCTCGTACGAGGACCTCATCAGCGACCTGGAGCGGCCGGCGGGAGCGCTCGACGGGTACGACCTCGTCGCGCGCCGGGCGCGTGCGGCGGGCGCGGACGCGTCGACGCTGGACGCCGCCTACCTGGCCAGCCGCGCGCAGCTGGCCACTCCCGAGAGCCCTGTCTGCGCACCGCGCGGCCTCGATGTCTTCCTCGCGGCGCTGCGCGGGCGCGCCCGCCGCGTGCTCGCGACCAACGCCCCGGCCATCCGGATCGACGAGGCGCTCGCCGCGCTGGGGCTCGCCGACGTGTTCGACGAGGTCCTGACCGACGTGGGCAAGCCGGCCGGCATGAGCGGTTACCTCGACGGTCTGCCCGCCGGCGCACGCGTGCTGAGCATCGGCGACATCTGGGTGAACGATCTCGCCCCCGCGCACCAGCGCGGGCACGCCACCGCGCTCGTGGGGACCGCGGATGTCCCCGCCACCGCAGCCCCCGATCACCGCGCCGCCGGCGTCGCCGATCTCTACGAAGTCATCGAGGCCTGGGTCGACGCCGCCCACGACCTCGCCCGCACCCCATCCCTCCCGTCGTCCCCCCACCACCCCTGA